The genome window CCGTCACTGCTGCTCGATGCCCGCCGCCTTGACCAGCTTCGTCCACCGGGTGATTTCGACCTTCTGGAACTCCGCCAGCTCCTGTCGGGTCCCCGCGATCGGCTTCCAGGCGTTGTCGCCGAAGTACTTGGCGGCCTCCTGCGATTGCATGATGGGAACGATCAGCGCATTGAGCTTGTCGGCGATGTCGTTCGGGGTACCCTTGGGCGCGAACACCGCCAGCCAGCCACTGGCCTCGTAGCCGGGAACGCCCTGCTCCGCGATCGTCGGGATGTCCTCGTAGCCGGGCATGCGCGTGGGCGTGGACACGCCCAGGGCCTTGAGCTTTCCGGCGCGCACGTGCGGCATCACCGCCGGCGCATCGCCGAACACGATGTCGATCTGACCGCCCATCACGTCCGTGACGGCCAGCGGCAACGTCTTGTACGGCACATGCAGGATGTCGATGCCGGCCAGTTCCTTGAGCACTTCGCCGCCGGCCCTGGACGAGGAGTTGCCGGAGCCGAAGGTCAGCTTGCCAGGGTTCTTCCTGGCCGCGGCGATCAGCTCCTGGACGTTGTGGTAAGGCGCGCCGGGCGCGACCGTCAGCACCACGCCGCCCACGATCATCGCGGTAATAGGCACGAAGTCCGCCACGGGATCGTACGGCAGCTTCTTGAACAGCGCGAGGTTCGCGGCATGCGTCGTGTTCGTGCCGACGACGATGGTGTACCCGTCCGCGGGCTGGCGCAGCACGTGCTGCAAAGCAATGAACCCGCTGGCGCCGGGCTTGTTGTCGACGATGACCGGCTGCTTGGTGATCTCGGTGATGTGCTTGCCGACGAAGCGGGCAGCCAGGTCCGTGGTCGTACCGGCGCCGAACGGCACGACGATGGTGATGGGCTTGCTGGGGAAGCTCGCCGCCTGGGCCCGGACCTGCGGCGAGGCGGCCAGCGCCAGCGATCCCCCCAGCAACAGGGCTTGCAGTGTGTGGATTTTTCTCATGTCATGTCTCCTTTGATGGCCTTGCACGTCCAACGGGGGGAACGCCGGGATCGCCCGGCCTGCGGTCACATGCGCATCGCCTTGGCGATGATGCTTCGCTGGATCTGCGAGGTCCCTCCGCCTATGGTCGATTGCATGCCTTCGCGGAAATAGCGCTCCATGTCGGACTCGGGCAGCATGCTGTGCCCGCCCAGGATCTGCATGCCCTGGCGCGTCACCGTCTGCAGGGTCTCCGACGCCATGAGCTTGGCCATGCTGACTTCCCGCGAGCAGGGCAAGCCCCGCGAAGCCATGTCGGCGGCGCGATACACCATGAGGCGCGACGCATCGACCGCGGTCTGCATGTCGGCCAGCATGTGGCGTATCACCTGGAAGTCGTAGATCGGCTGGTCGAACTGGATGCGCTCGTGCGCATAGCGCAGGGCGTCGCTGACGGCCTGCTGCGCGTTGCCGACGTAGGCGGCGGACACCGCTATCCGTTCGAGTTCCAGGTGGTCGGTGATGATGCGCCAGCCATCGCCCGGCTCGCCCATCATGTTGGCCTCGGGCACCCACGCATCGTCGACGAAGATCTCGGTGGTGCCCGTGGCACGGCGCGCCATCGTCGGCAGGCGCCGGATGTCCAGGCCCTTCGTGTCGTTGGGCACCAGCAGCACCGACAGGCCCTTGTGCTTCTTCGCTTCCTTGTCGGTACGCACCAGCATCGCGATCACGACGTTCCGGGCCGCCGCGCCGGAACACCACAGTTTCTGGCCCCGGATCACCCAGCCCTGGTCGCGCGGCTCGGCCCGCGTGCGCGTCGACGCCGCGTCGGAACCCGCCTGGGGCTCGGAGATCGAGATCGAGAAACGCAGCTCGCCCCGCATGAACGCGGGCAGGTAGCGCTCTTTCTGCTCCGGCGTGCCGAACTTGACGATGTTCATGCCCGTGAACGTCGCGACCATGAAGGCGGTCGCGAAATCGAAGCCATAGCGCGCCAGGCCCTCGCACATCAGCGCGTAGTCGAAGATCGTGCCGCCATCGCCGCCCTGGTCCTCGGGTATCAGCAGGCGCAGCCAGCCCAGCTTGGCCACCTTTTCATAGGCTTCATAGGGATAGGCGCGGTCGATGTCGCATTGGCGCACATACTCGCGGCCGATCTCCTGCTCCATCACCCGCGCGACGGTATCGCGCCACAACGTCTGCTCTTCGTTCAGGAAATCCATGTCGCTCTCTTTGTGGGAAGGTGGGGAATCGTCATTGGGCCGGCAGGCGCTGGCGGCGCACGAGCAGGCTGAACTCGCAACTCAGCACGGTCTCGTCGCGCTGATTGACCGCGACCAGCTTCGTGGTCGCGATGCCGTGCCGGTCGCCCTTGGCGCGCAGGTTGATGATTTCGCTTTCGGCATGCAGGGTGTCGCCGATGAAAGTGGGCTTGAGAAAGCGCAGCTTGTCCACGCCGTAAAACGCTTCGACGACGCTCGAATCGAAGCCGAGCAGCGCATTCACGACCACGAACACCAATCCCCCCTGCACGACGCGCTGGCCATAGAGCGATCGCTTGGAGAACTCCGCGTCCGCGTGGATGGCCAGCCAGTTGCCGGTCAGGCCGCAGAAATTGACCACGTCCGTCTCGGTCATGGTGCGGCCGCCGGAGCGCCGGCGCTGGCCCACGGACAGCTCGTCGAAAGGCTGGGTGATCATCGAATCCGGGCCTCCATGCGGGAATGGCGAAAAGGGGATGGCCGAATTCTAGATTCTTATTCCGTTTTTAAAAGTCTAATTCCATTTTAATTATGTAGAATGGCGGCATGGAATGCCTGGAAAGCAGGCAAATTTCACAATGCCACGGCGCGGCGCATCGACGCGAAGTCATTGATATTGCGCGGAAATTCACCGGATCGTTTCTTTCCATCACATCGAATTCCATTCCATGAACGACACGCTAGGGACTTTCCCTAGGACTGCGGCGCCCACCGGCGAAATCCGCGTCCTGGCTCGCGGCCTGGCCTTGCTGAAGGCGTTCTGTCCGCGCAACGCCGCCCGCTCGAACGGCGAACTGGCGCGAATGACCGAATTGCCCAAGGCCACCGTGTCGCGCCTGACCGCGACCCTCACCCGCCTGGGCTACCTCGAATACCTGGAAGAATCGGCCCGCTACCGCCTGGCTCACGCCGCCGTCGCGCTGGGTTTCGGCGCCTTGTCCACGCAGGACATCCGCGTGCGGGCCCGCGAGCACATGCAGCGCTTCGCGGATGACAACGACCTGGTGGTCGTGCTGGCCGTACGCGAAGGCAATGTGATGGTCTGCCACGAGGTCTGCCGTGGGCGGGGCGCGCTCACGATCCGCGTCGCCGCGGGTTCGCGGCTGAAGCTGCCGCGCTCGGCCATGGGCCGTGCCTGGATGGCCTCTCTTGCCCCCGCCCGGCATGCGGCCATGCTGCGCGAACTGGAACAGGCCTTCCCCGAAGACACGCTTCATCCGGCGCTGGACGAGGCGGCGGCCGAGATCGCCCGGTCCCGGTTCTGCGTCACGGTCGGCTCGCTGGAGCCCGACGTCAACAGCGTCGCGACGCCCATCGATTTCGCACAATCCCCAGGCGCATACGTACTCGGCTGCTCGGTACCGGCTTTTCGCTATCCCCGCGAGCGCTGCATCGCTGAAATCGGTCCATTGCTGCTCGGGTTGCGCGGCCGGATCGAAGCCGACCTGGAAACGGCCGGCGGCGCGGGAGGCTCCTGATGCGCAAGCGCACCCCGGTGCTGGACGCCGCGAACGGCGACGAAGGCAATCGCGGCATCGACTCCTTGCAGCGGGGAATGGAAGTCCTGCGCTGCTTCCTGCCTGGCGAAAATGCCTTGACCGTTGCCGAGATCGCCCGCCGGCTGGCCCTGCCGCGGACCACCACACGCCGGCTGTTGAACACGCTGGCCGCGCATGACTTCCTGTTCAGCGTCCCGGATCGCGATGCCTTCCGCCTGCACGTCGCCAGCTTCGTCCTGGGCCAGGCGGTGCTGTCGGGCTCGGAACTGGTGCGCAGGTCGACGCCGGTGCTGCAACTGCTCGCCAACCGCCACGCCCTGCATTGCCTCTTGTGCGTGCGCGACCGCGGCGACATGCTGGTGCTCGCGCACCAGGCCGGCACCGGCACGGAGCCTTGCCCGCTAAGGGCCGGGACGCGGCTGCCCATCGCCCGCACCGCACCGGGCCACGCCTGGTTGTGGACCCAGCCGGCCGCCACGCAGGGCGAATGGCTGACGCCGATGCGCGCATCGGCGAACCCGGCCGAACACACCCACGCCGCGACCATCTACCAGGCTTTCCACGACCTCGTCCAAGGCGGCACCTGCGCGTCGTTCGGCACGTGGCGGTCCGGCGTGGGCTTCATCGCCGCTCCGTTCGCGCTGGCCGGCGGCGACAGCGCGGTGATCGCCGGCGTGCATACCTGCTCGATGCCGCATGAGCGATGCCGCATCGAACACGAGTGCGCGGCGGCGCTGCTGCAGGCGGCCGCCACGATACGCCGCGCCCAGGTCCAGTAGCCGCCGGCCTGTCAAGCACCGTCCCGAATGAAGTCCACCAATGCCATTCCGAAGTCCGCATCGGCGGTGTTCAGGTGCGCGATGATGGAAGTGTGGTTATGCCCGGCCAGCCACATGAAGCGCGGCGACCTGCGCCGGTGGGCGCTCAGGGCGTGATACAGCTCCGCGTTGTGCACGTCGATCAACGGGTTCTCATACTGCGCCACCGCCAGCATGATCGGTAGCTTGGCCAAGCCCTGGGCGGCATAGGTGACCGGCGATCCTTCCTCCATGCGCCGGGGGTCGACCCCGTAATAGGCCTCCACGCGACGGGCGTTGGGATTCTCGGCGCCGGCCTCGGCGCGCACCCGTCCCGACACCACGATGAGCCCGGCCAGGCCACTCCGCCCCGCCGGATGGAAGCGGCTGTCGCCGGCATAGTGGCCGGCGTGGGTACCTCCCGCCGAATGCCCCATCAGGAAGATCCGGTCGGGATCCCCGCCCCATTCCCCGGCATGCTTGCGCACCCAGGCGACCGCGGCGGCGATGTCCTGCGTCGCGCTCGGGAAGGGATGGTCCGGCGCGAGACGAAACTCCACGTTCACGCCCACGATGCCGTGGCGTGCCATGAACCACGGCACGTTGGCGTAGATCTCGGGCGTGCGGTTCTTTTCCCCATCCACGAAGGCCCCGCCATGCACGAACATCAGGACGGGACGGGAGGCGCGGGTGCCCGTCCCTTCAGATTCAGAGGAAGGCGGCACGTAAACATCGAGCCGGTTGCGCTCGTGCGGACCGTAGGACAGGTCCATCTCGCGCCTGCCCACCTTCGGCGCGGCGGCGTGCAGCGCGTCATAGGCCTCGATCATGCGCCGGGTATGGTCCTTGATGTCGCGGCCCCAGATGGGTCCCAGTTCGCGCATGAGCGCGCGCACGCTGTCCGGAACGGCGGGCGCATCGGCAAAGGTGCCGGGATGTGGATGGAACATCGTGCGACTTCTCCATGGTTTTTTCGTGCTTGACCCGGATTGGATCAGCCAATTATTATTTTAGAACAGTCGGTCCAATATTTGGAATGTACAAAGTGCGGGGCCGGCGGATGCACTCGGTACACATGACAAGGCACATCCCCACCATGGCTCAACCCCTGCTTGGCAAGCTCCGCCACATCTCCCTTTCGGTGAAGGACATCGAAGAAACCGCGCGCTTCTACGAACAGGCATTCGGCATGTTCCGCGTGCGCCAGTCCAACGTCGCCGTCATGATGTCCGACGGCGTGGTCAGCCTGGCCATCATCAGCTCGACCAAGAACCCCAACGCCGAAGAACGCGAAGGCCTTCATCACATGGGCTTTCTGATCGACGAAATGGAAAGCGCCGCGGACCGGGTGCTGGGCGCCGGCGCCGAGTACCACGGCCAGATCAACGGCGTGGGCAAGGGCCCGGCCACCGAGCGCAAGTACCGCGACCCGAACGGCGTCGTGTTCGACATCGTCACGCGCGAGCACGCCGAGCGCGTGTGGTGCCTGCCGCAGATCGTGTAAGGAGCGATCCATGTCGAATCACCCGTACACGCTCGAGCAGTTTTGCGAGAACACCCGCGCCACGCTGCGCCAGGACCCCGGCCGCGCCGGCCAGGAGCGCGTCTGCGCCGACTTCGAACGGTTGCTGCAATCGCCGGCATTCGTCGACAAGTACTGCGGGCCGGAGCTCGAACGCAAGCTGTACCGCGTCCACACCGATCCCGAGCTCGGCTTCGAGGTCCTGGTCCACCTGAACAAGGCGGCGCGCAAGTCCCCGCCCCACGACCACGGCGAATCGTGGGCGATCTATGGCCAGGTCACCCGCTGGGTGGACATCACCAACTACCGGCGCAACGACGACGGCCGGCAGCCCGGCCACGCCGACCTCACGCTGACCGAGTCCTTCCGGCTGGAACCCGGGCAGGCCCGGCTGTTTCCCCAGGGGGCCATCCACGCGATCGACTATCCCGACCAGGCCGTGTTCGCGCGCGTCACCGGCCGCGACCTCGATGCCTTCCATCGCGACATGTTCGATCTCGAGGCGGGAACGGTCACCCGCATGACCCCGCAGCGGGCGAGCTGACGTGTCCCCCCGCACCATGGAACAACCGACATGAACACGCCTGGACAGGAACGGATCGTGACACCCGCCGACTTGCGAGAGCGCCTGCGGCGCGACGGGGAACTCGCCCTGGTCGACGTTCGCGAAGAACTGCCCTTCTCGCGCGCGCACCTGCTGCAGGCCCGCTGCATCGCGCTGTCGCGGCTGGAAGTACTGATGCCGCAGCGCGTTCCCCGGCGATCGACGCCCATCGTGCTGTGCGCCGACTCGGCGCTGAACGAGCAGGCGCGCGGGCGGCTGGCCCGCCTCGGCTATACGGACGTCTCCGCCCTGGAAGGCGGGCTCGAGGGCTGGGCCCAGGCCGGCCTGCCGGTCTTCAGCGGCGTCAACGTGCCCAGCAAGGCCTTCGGGGAATTCGTCGAGCATGCCTACCACACGCCGTCGATAGACGCGCAGGAGCTGCAGGCCCTGCTCGACGCCCAAGCCGACGTGAAGGTATTCGACTCGCGTCCCTACGACGACTACACCGCCGAGACCATCCCCACGTCCACCAGCGCGCCGGGTGCGGAACTGGCGTTCCGCGTTCCCGAAGCCGTCGTGAACAACGATACCCTGGTGGTGATCAACTGTGCCGGCCGCACCCGCAGCATCCTGGGGGCGCAGTCCGTCATCAATGCCGGCCTGCCGCAGCGCGTCGTCGCCTTGCGCAACGGCACCATGGGATGGCGCCTGGCGGGGCTGGCGGTGGAAACCGGCGCGGAACGCCGCCTGGCCACGCCTTCGCGCGCAGCCGCGCAGGCCTCGCGCGCGGCCGCGCAGCGCTTCGCCGACGCCGCCGGCGTACGCGCGGCCGACCTGCCCATGCTCCACCAATGGCTGGACGAGCGCGAGGCGCGCACGCTCTATGCGCTGGATGTGCGCACGCCCGATGAAACCGCGCGGGATCCGCTGCCCGGGACGCTGCCCGCGCCTGGCGGCCAACTCGTGCAGGCAACCGATCTCTATATCGGCACCCTGCAATCGCGCATCCTCCTGCTCGATCCGGAACACACGCGGGCGCTGATGACGGGCGCCTGGCTGCGGTGCATGGGCTGGCGCGACGTCTACGTGGCGCCGCCGCACCAGGTCCGCGACATGGCCGCCCTGCTGGCGACGCGGCCGGCGCCGCTGCCGACGCCCGCCCGCCCGGGGCTGGACGTCGCCGAAGCCCAGGCCTACATGCAGGCCATGGACGTGACGGTGCTGGACCTGTCCTGGAGCCGCCACTACAAGCGGCGCCACGTGCCGGGCGCCGTGTTTGCCTCGCGCAGCCACCTGGATGCGGCCATGGATGCCCATGCCGACAGCGCCGGCTACCTGCTGACCTGCGAGGACGGCCGCATCTCGGGCTTCGCCCTGGCCGAGGCGCAGGCCCTGACCAGCAAGCCCGTCCACTACCTGGCGGGCGGGATCGCCGCCTGGTCCGCGGCGGGCCAGCCGTTGACCAGCGACGGACAGCGCTGGTCGGTGGAACCCGAAGACGTCTGGCTGCGCCCCTTCGAAAGGCCGACCCAGACCCGGCAGGCCATGGACGAGTACCTGTCGTGGGAGGTCGACCTGCTGGAACAGGCCCGCCTGGACGGCAGCCTGAACTTCCAGGCCTACGCCCCGCAGCGGCCCGCCTGAGGCCGCGCGCCGTGCGCAACGATAAAAACACCGGAGACATCTCATGACACAGCAAAGACTCGGCAAGCCCGTCCTTGGCCTCGCGGTGCTCGCGCTGTCCTGCGCGGGCGGCCTGCCCGCCACGCAGGCCGCGGACGCCACGTGGAAACCGGCCAGGCCCATCAAGTTGATCGTCGCCTACCCCGCGGGCGGTCCGGTCGACCAGATGGCGCGCGCCTTCTCGAACGAGATGGCGAAAGAACTCGGCCAGCCCGTCATCGTCGACAACCGCGGTGGGGCCAGCGGCTCGCTGGGCGCCAACTTCGTCCGCCGCGCCGAGCCCGACGGCTACACCATCAGCCTGATCATGGATGCCCACACCATCGTGCCCAGCCTGCTGAAGGACGCCGGCTATCGCCCCCTGGAAGACTTCACGCCCATCGGCCTGGTCACGCGCGCGCCCATGGCCATCGGCGTCAACGCGCAACGGCCCTACAAGACCTTCCGCGACGTCGCCGAAGCCGCCCGGGCGAAACCCCGAAGCGCCAGCTATGGCGTCTCGCAGGGCACGCTGGGCAGCCTCGTCATGCTGCAACTCCAGCGCCTGGGCAATTTCGAACTACTCAACGTGCCCTACAAAGGCGCCGCGCCCGCGCTGCAGGATGCGCTAGGTGGACAGATAGACATGGTGGTCGGCTTTCCCAGCAAGGTCATGCCCTATATCCAGAGCAAGCAGATGCGCGTGCTGGCCGTCACCTCGAAGGAACGCTCGAAAGACCTTCCCGACGTGCCGACGCTGAGCGAGCAAGGCTTCGGCGACATCGACTGGTCAGGCTGGATGGGGCTGGCGGGACCCGCCGGCATGCCGCCGGCCATCGTCCAGCGCTACAGCAGCGTCTTGAAGAAGGTATTGTCGGAACCCGCCGTGATCGAACGCTTCAATGCGGCGGGCATGCCGGTGGACTTCAGCGACCCGCCCACCTTCGCGAAATTCATGGCGTCCGAAACCGCCTACTGGAACAAGGTCATCGTTGACGGCAAGCTCGCCGCGTCCAACTGACCCCGCGGACAAGGGCTTTCCCGTTCAGCCGGGAAAGCCCAGCGTCGCCGATATCGCCTGCGCATGCTCCTGCAGCAGCGCAATGATCCGCTTGGGCGGCGCCTTGGCCAGTCGCACGGCCAGGCCCGTCACGCCTATCGCCGCCACGCACTCGCCGCTGGCATCGCGGATGGGCACGGAAATGCCCATCACACCCTCGGCCCACTCTTCGTTGTTGACCGCGTAGCCGTCGCGCCGGACCTTCGCCATGATCTTCTCCAGCGCGGCGCGCGTGGTCGGCGTGTTGGGGCCGAAGCGCGGATAGGGCTCGGCCAGCGCATCCAGCACGGCCCCGGACGAGAACGCCAGCAGCACCTTGCCCGAAGCCGTCGCGTGCATGGGCGCCTGCCCGCCCGTCTTCGCGTTGACGCGGATGCGGTGAGTGCCTTCGACCACGTCCAGATACACGATGCTGTCCCGGTCCAGGGCGGCCAGATACGAGGTCTCGCCCAGTTCATCGCGCAAGGCAACCAAGGCCGGCCGGGCCAACGCCGCCACGTTGTAGCGCTCGCGTATGCTGCTGCCCAGCGTCCAGGTCTTGAGCGTGGGCATGTAGCTCGCGTCGGGCGTCTGGCACACGTAGCCCAGATGCATCAGCGTGTTGAGCAGGCGATGGACATTGCTTTTCTGCAGCTCGGTCTCGCGGGTCAGTTCGGACAGGCTTACCGGCCCGTCGTGCTGACACAGGCGCTCGAACACCTGGAAGGCTTTGATGACTGTTTTATCCATTCGCGGTCTAGATTTTCGTGTAGCGCTGGCAGGCGCGGCCAATGATAGCAAACGCATGGCGAAGGGCCGTGACGGGCTGGGTACGACCGGGCGTGCGCCGAACCCGGCGAATTCGGACTGCGATACATTGGACGACCGCGAAGTGAGCGGATCCGCAACCTGGCGTTCACCTTAAGTGAACGACTTAACGGTTGTGCGTCTTCTACGCCGCGCCGGCTCTCGATAGGATCGCCGTTTCACCTCCTGCGAGACGACCCATGAAGCGTCTGTCCACGATCATGATGGCCATGGCGGCCATCGCCGCCCTTCCCGCCCGGGCCGAGTATCCCGAAAAGCCGATAACGATCGTCGTGCCGTTCGCCGCCGGCGGGCCGACCGACAAGGTCGCACGCGACTTCGCGGAAGCACTGCGCAAGCAGTTGGGCAATATCGTGGTCCTTGTCGACAACGCTGGTGGAGCCGGCGGCACGATCGGGGCCGCCAAGGCTGCGCGTGCGTCCAATGACGGCTACACGCTGCTGCTGCACCACGTCAGCCTCGCCACCTCGCCCGCGCTGTACAGCAAGCTGCCCTACAAGACCTTGGACGATTTCGAGTATCTCGGCATGATCAACGAGGTGCCGATGACCGTCATCAGCACGAAGAAACTGCCCGCTGCCACTTTCGCCGAGCTGCACAAGTGGCTGGGAGACCATCGCGGGAAGATCAACATCGCCAACGCCGGTGTCGGTTCGGCCTCGCACCTGTGCGGGCTCATGCTTCAAAACGCGCTCAAGATCGAGATGCAAGCCATTTCCTACAAGGGCACCGCGCCGGCGATGACCGATCTCATCAGCGGCCAGGTCGATGTCATGTGCGATCAGACGACCAACACCACCGCGCAGATCGAGGCGGGCATGGTCAAGGCGTTCGCGGTGACGACGCAGCAACGGCTGAAGACGCCGGCACTGGCCGCGCTGCCCACCTTGGATGAAAGCGGCCTGAAAGGCTTCAACGTCACCATCTGGCACGGCCTGTTCGCGCCCAAGGGCACGCCGAAGGCAATCACCGACAAGCTCAATTCGGCGCTGAAGGTGGCCTTGAAAGATCCCGTCTTCGTGAAAAGCCAGGAAGGGCTCGGCGCGGTCATCATCAACGACGCCCGGGTCAATGGCCCCGAACAGAAGAAATTCGTGGAAGCCGAAATAGAAAAATGGGGTTCGGTCATCAAGGCCGCCGGACAACAGTACGTGCAATGACCGCGGAGACCGTCATGACTGACCGTTCTCGGCGGCGGCTGATTGCGCTGGCGGCGATGGTGGCATTGGGCGGCACCGCCGTCGCCGCCGCTTCCACGCAGTCCTTTTCCGTCCAGATCGTTGGCGGCCGCGTGAAGGGCGACGAGACGCTGAAGGTGCGCAAGGGCGACCAGGTCCGGGTCAGCCTGACCAGCGACCAGCCGATGATGCTGCACCTGCACGGTTACGAGATCGAGGCCAGGGTCGAGCCGCCGGCGCCGGCGCTGCTGGCATTCAAGGCTGACCTGGCCGGCCGCTTTCCCGTGCACGTACACACCCATGGGGCTGGCAATCATCGTGCCGTGCTGTTCATCGAAGTCCATCCATAGCCGTGCGGCGCCTGGCAGGTCCTCATCGCGAGGCTTGAACGGGGCCTTTCCGGTCCTCGTCCTGGCGGGCGCCGCGTCCGACGCGCAGGCGCACGGGTTCGGACAGCGCTTCGACCTGCCGCTGCCGCTGTGGCTGTGGCTGACCGGGGCCGGCGCAACCATCGTGCTCACGTTCGCAGCGCTGGCGCTGTTCGCGCGCCGGCGCGACTTCGGCGCGTCATTCCTTCGCAGTATCGACCTGCTGCGGTTCCCGCTGCTGCGCCGCGTGGCCCATCCGCTCGCGGCTCTGCTGCGCGCCATCGGTTGCGCGCTGTTCGCGCTGATCCTGGCGACGGGCTTCTACGGGAGTTCCGACGCCTATGCGAACCTGACCGTCACGATGGTCTGGGTGCTGTGGTGGGTGGGCATGGCCTTTTTCTGCGCGCTGATCGGCGACCTGTGGGACATCGTCAATCCGTTGCCTGTGCTGTATCGCGCGGCCGTGCGCTTGATCGGCTGCCGGGAATCGCTGGGCTGGACCTACCCCGCACGATGGGCCACATGGCCGGCGGTCGCCTTGTTCTTCGCCTTCGCCTGGGCCGAGCTGATCTGGCAGGACAAGGACGTGCCGCGCGCCCTCGCCACCGCCCTGCTGGCCTATTCGGCGCTGAGCTGGGTCGGCATGCTGCTCTTCGGTGTCGAGGCCTGGCGCCGGCAGGCCGACGCTTTCGCGATGGTGTTTCGGGTGCTGGGCCGGTTTGCACCGCTCGAACTTCGCGGTTCGACACCCACCGAACCCGCGTGTCTGCGCCTGCGTCCCTACGCCGCCGGACTGCTGACCAACGAACCGGTGTCGAATTCGATGGCGGCCTTCGTCCTGCTGATGCTCGCAACCGTCACCT of Pigmentiphaga sp. H8 contains these proteins:
- a CDS encoding IclR family transcriptional regulator — its product is MDKTVIKAFQVFERLCQHDGPVSLSELTRETELQKSNVHRLLNTLMHLGYVCQTPDASYMPTLKTWTLGSSIRERYNVAALARPALVALRDELGETSYLAALDRDSIVYLDVVEGTHRIRVNAKTGGQAPMHATASGKVLLAFSSGAVLDALAEPYPRFGPNTPTTRAALEKIMAKVRRDGYAVNNEEWAEGVMGISVPIRDASGECVAAIGVTGLAVRLAKAPPKRIIALLQEHAQAISATLGFPG
- a CDS encoding tripartite tricarboxylate transporter substrate-binding protein, producing MKRLSTIMMAMAAIAALPARAEYPEKPITIVVPFAAGGPTDKVARDFAEALRKQLGNIVVLVDNAGGAGGTIGAAKAARASNDGYTLLLHHVSLATSPALYSKLPYKTLDDFEYLGMINEVPMTVISTKKLPAATFAELHKWLGDHRGKINIANAGVGSASHLCGLMLQNALKIEMQAISYKGTAPAMTDLISGQVDVMCDQTTNTTAQIEAGMVKAFAVTTQQRLKTPALAALPTLDESGLKGFNVTIWHGLFAPKGTPKAITDKLNSALKVALKDPVFVKSQEGLGAVIINDARVNGPEQKKFVEAEIEKWGSVIKAAGQQYVQ